Proteins encoded together in one Terriglobia bacterium window:
- the priA gene encoding primosomal protein N': protein MGESQSRPKTSRRSKSRPTLVNVAVLAALQRPLTYSVPETLNIRIGQRVLVPVGARRATGIAVAAAPPLPPGIDARPVIQALDPEPVLSPELLTLGLWIAEYYVSPLGEVFRAMLPLRSHSRRVRVVRLTETGRKRLGEMSHSLLEEARQSAELKLLKHVSDHPAVTLESLRLRFEATSPGLVRQAIEKRLLEIASVERERRERKVMAVRIAGPLGGGPTKLSPVARRIIEELGRAGEINDHRELLKSTRGSMAHLEKLHEQGLIEFTDPVDGDVKPAGVSEFRHTLTECQRLALEDLTDRLHRGEFSVVLLHGITASGKTEIYMRLVESCLESGKTALILVPEIALTPALHEQFRLRFGSAMAVLHSGLAEGQRHDAWWRVRRGEARVVLGTRSAVFAPLENLGVIIVDEEHESGYKQEQTPRYHGRDTAVVRARLSKALVVLGSATPSLESYANAEKGKYHKVTLSERVGRRPLARVEIIDMREEFRQTQTQAPISRRLREEVEAKLRAGQQTMFLLNRRGYSWFLLCRSCGQTERCVNCSISLTYHRRENRLICHYCGYQASVPARCRSCGSEHLHYVGEGTEKLEQKLAEMFPTARVARLDRDAARRPGQYLKILSDFRGGKIDILVGTQMIAKGHDFPGVTLVGIVSADTSLSLPDFRAAERTFQLLTQAAGRAGRGESPGRVLVQTFYPEHYAIRFAAEQNYSKFFNKELHFRRMMHYPPAAALADVVVQDKRLEHAAQLAAEVGRFFEGLGDMVRGVRILGPSPAPLARIEGFYRIQFLLKASSRARLNAILRRLAEECGQWGVPSHALTIDMDPASLM, encoded by the coding sequence ATGGGTGAATCCCAATCCAGGCCGAAAACCAGCCGCCGCAGTAAATCCAGACCCACACTGGTGAACGTGGCCGTGCTGGCAGCATTGCAGCGGCCGCTCACCTATTCTGTGCCGGAAACGCTGAACATTCGGATCGGCCAGAGAGTGCTGGTTCCCGTGGGCGCGCGACGCGCCACAGGCATCGCGGTTGCCGCTGCTCCACCGTTGCCCCCCGGCATTGACGCGCGGCCGGTAATTCAGGCGCTTGATCCCGAGCCGGTGCTTTCGCCGGAACTCCTGACGCTGGGATTGTGGATTGCAGAATACTACGTCTCGCCGCTTGGTGAAGTGTTCCGCGCCATGCTGCCTTTGCGGTCGCACTCCCGCAGGGTCCGGGTAGTTCGGTTGACGGAGACGGGGCGAAAACGTCTGGGCGAGATGTCACACAGCCTGCTGGAAGAAGCCCGGCAGAGCGCCGAGCTGAAGCTGTTAAAGCATGTGTCAGACCACCCGGCAGTAACTCTTGAATCGCTACGCCTGAGGTTTGAAGCCACTTCACCCGGCCTTGTCCGCCAGGCGATTGAGAAACGCCTCCTGGAAATTGCGAGCGTCGAGCGCGAACGCCGCGAAAGAAAGGTGATGGCCGTCCGTATTGCGGGTCCTCTGGGCGGCGGGCCGACGAAGCTCTCACCGGTGGCCCGCCGCATTATCGAGGAACTCGGCCGCGCTGGAGAGATAAACGACCATCGGGAGCTTTTGAAATCCACGCGCGGCTCCATGGCCCACCTGGAGAAACTGCACGAGCAGGGATTGATCGAGTTTACCGATCCTGTGGATGGAGATGTCAAGCCCGCTGGGGTTTCCGAATTTCGCCACACGCTGACAGAATGCCAAAGACTGGCTCTCGAAGATCTGACGGATCGCCTGCATCGCGGCGAGTTCAGCGTCGTGTTGCTGCATGGCATCACGGCAAGCGGCAAGACGGAAATCTACATGCGGCTGGTTGAGAGCTGCCTTGAATCCGGTAAGACCGCCTTGATTCTTGTGCCAGAAATCGCTTTGACTCCGGCCCTTCACGAGCAGTTTCGGCTGCGCTTCGGAAGCGCCATGGCCGTGTTGCACAGCGGCCTTGCCGAGGGCCAGCGCCACGACGCCTGGTGGCGCGTGCGGCGTGGCGAGGCCCGCGTCGTGCTGGGAACGCGCTCCGCCGTGTTTGCTCCACTGGAAAACCTGGGCGTCATCATCGTGGACGAAGAGCATGAATCCGGCTACAAACAGGAACAGACGCCGCGTTATCATGGGCGGGACACGGCCGTTGTGCGCGCGCGGTTGTCGAAAGCGCTTGTCGTTCTCGGGTCTGCCACGCCGTCGCTTGAAAGCTACGCCAACGCGGAAAAAGGGAAATACCACAAGGTGACGCTGAGCGAGCGTGTGGGCCGGCGCCCGCTTGCCCGCGTGGAGATCATCGACATGCGGGAAGAGTTCCGGCAGACGCAGACGCAGGCGCCTATCTCGCGCCGCTTGAGGGAGGAGGTGGAAGCCAAGCTGCGAGCCGGACAACAGACCATGTTTCTCCTTAACCGTCGCGGCTATTCCTGGTTCCTGCTTTGCCGAAGCTGCGGACAAACGGAACGATGCGTAAACTGCTCGATCTCACTGACCTATCACCGGCGTGAAAACCGCCTGATCTGCCACTACTGCGGCTATCAGGCGTCTGTGCCGGCGCGCTGCCGGTCGTGCGGCAGTGAACACCTGCATTATGTCGGGGAAGGAACAGAGAAGCTGGAACAAAAGCTCGCCGAAATGTTTCCCACAGCACGGGTGGCAAGGCTCGACCGCGACGCAGCCCGGCGGCCGGGCCAGTACCTTAAAATCCTGTCGGATTTTCGGGGAGGGAAAATTGATATCCTGGTCGGGACCCAGATGATCGCCAAAGGGCACGATTTCCCAGGCGTGACGCTGGTGGGCATTGTTTCCGCTGATACTTCCCTTTCGCTGCCGGATTTTCGCGCTGCTGAGCGGACGTTTCAGCTTTTGACGCAGGCAGCGGGACGCGCGGGGCGCGGCGAATCGCCCGGCAGGGTGCTCGTCCAGACTTTCTACCCGGAGCATTACGCAATCCGATTTGCCGCCGAACAAAATTACAGCAAGTTCTTCAACAAGGAATTACACTTTCGCCGCATGATGCACTATCCTCCGGCCGCCGCGCTCGCTGATGTCGTGGTGCAGGACAAGAGGCTCGAACACGCAGCGCAGTTAGCGGCGGAGGTTGGAAGGTTCTTCGAGGGTTTGGGTGACATGGTTCGCGGAGTTCGCATCCTGGGACCCAGCCCCGCGCCGCTGGCCAGAATTGAAGGGTTCTATCGCATCCAGTTTCTGCTGAAGGCGTCATCGCGCGCGAGACTGAACGCGATCCTTCGGCGGCTGGCGGAAGAGTGCGGCCAGTGGGGCGTGCCGTCACATGCGCTGACGATCGACATGGACCCGGCGAGTCTAATGTAG
- a CDS encoding HU family DNA-binding protein, whose product MIKLDLVNDVVNRTGITKTKAEIAVETVFGSMKKALAKGDRIELRGFGVFNVKPRKTGIGRNPRTGAEVNIQPGKAVRFKPGKELQSIP is encoded by the coding sequence TTGATTAAGCTCGACCTCGTCAACGATGTTGTCAACCGTACTGGAATTACCAAGACCAAAGCTGAGATCGCCGTCGAGACTGTTTTTGGTTCGATGAAGAAGGCCCTGGCCAAGGGAGATCGAATAGAACTGCGCGGATTTGGCGTCTTCAATGTGAAGCCTCGCAAGACCGGAATTGGCAGAAACCCGCGCACCGGAGCCGAGGTCAATATCCAGCCTGGCAAGGCCGTCCGCTTCAAACCCGGGAAAGAGCTGCAGTCGATTCCCTGA
- a CDS encoding MOSC and FAD-binding oxidoreductase domain-containing protein: protein MAQLLSVNVGLPRDIAWRGRTVHTAVWKHSVQDRRMVRRLNIDGDGQGDLAGHGGEQRAVFVYQMDSYHYWEDRLRRRNFTYGQFGENFTIEGLPDDDVCIGDRYRIGSALFEVTQPRVTCYRVGIRMDEPRMAALLTASGKPGFYFRVLEEGAVGAGDEIVKVADGPERMTVAATNALLYLPGHPAVELERALRVSALSPGWRASFLTLLEEEQSGKPVTGNPGLAPPGSPPPAWTGFRPLQIAQKESESSSVVSLELESADDHPLVLPLPGQFVVLRLQPGPSAAPLLRCYSLSGPPRIDRYRISIKLEPNGAASAYFNTQTKVSDVLDVSAPRGGFTLRPGSGPVVLLSAGIGATPVMAMLHALVGENSQREVWWLFGARNRKNHPFAQESRDLLKALPHSRSHVQYSRPGPDDRLGLDYDAPGRLDLAVLKKLGTPREADFYLCGPPAFLEDLGSGLASWGVSNGHINTEIFGSGKSSTPGVIYGPHKLPHQPVSSPGTGPRVSFARSNLAVRWSPAFHSLLELAEACDVPVKWSCRTGVCHSCECGLIEGDVSYDPTPLEPPADGNLLTCCSQPLRDLIIDL from the coding sequence ATGGCGCAACTACTTTCCGTTAACGTTGGTCTTCCGCGCGATATCGCATGGCGCGGCAGAACGGTCCACACCGCGGTTTGGAAACATTCCGTTCAGGACCGGCGGATGGTGCGTCGGCTCAACATTGATGGTGATGGGCAGGGAGACTTAGCCGGCCACGGAGGCGAGCAACGAGCAGTCTTCGTTTACCAGATGGACTCTTACCACTACTGGGAAGATCGACTGCGGCGAAGAAATTTCACCTATGGACAATTCGGAGAAAATTTCACCATCGAGGGCCTTCCTGACGATGACGTGTGCATTGGTGATCGTTATCGAATTGGGAGCGCCTTGTTCGAGGTGACCCAGCCGCGCGTCACCTGCTATCGGGTCGGCATTCGGATGGATGAGCCGCGGATGGCGGCCTTGCTTACGGCGAGTGGCAAACCCGGATTCTATTTTCGTGTGCTGGAGGAGGGGGCGGTTGGCGCAGGCGACGAAATCGTCAAGGTGGCCGACGGCCCTGAGCGCATGACCGTCGCTGCCACCAACGCCCTCTTGTACCTGCCCGGCCATCCGGCCGTAGAACTGGAGCGGGCGTTACGCGTTTCCGCCCTTAGTCCTGGGTGGCGCGCTTCTTTTCTAACCCTGCTGGAGGAAGAACAGAGTGGGAAGCCGGTCACCGGGAATCCTGGGCTCGCTCCGCCCGGCAGTCCACCGCCTGCGTGGACGGGATTTCGTCCACTCCAAATTGCGCAGAAGGAAAGCGAAAGCAGTTCTGTGGTCTCCCTCGAATTAGAATCAGCGGACGATCACCCCCTCGTCCTCCCCTTGCCTGGCCAGTTCGTGGTCCTGCGCCTGCAACCAGGACCCAGCGCTGCGCCGCTGCTGCGCTGCTACTCACTCTCGGGCCCCCCCAGAATTGACCGCTATCGCATAAGCATCAAGCTGGAGCCGAACGGTGCTGCAAGCGCTTACTTCAATACTCAAACGAAGGTCAGTGACGTGTTGGATGTAAGCGCTCCAAGGGGCGGTTTCACGCTGCGGCCAGGCAGTGGGCCGGTGGTGCTGCTCAGCGCGGGCATCGGAGCAACGCCCGTCATGGCGATGCTGCACGCGCTGGTTGGCGAGAACTCGCAACGAGAGGTCTGGTGGTTGTTTGGGGCGCGCAATCGGAAGAACCACCCCTTCGCCCAGGAGTCACGAGACCTTCTGAAGGCCTTGCCGCACAGCCGGAGCCACGTCCAATACAGCCGCCCTGGTCCTGATGATCGGCTGGGCTTGGACTACGACGCCCCTGGGCGGCTCGACTTAGCAGTCCTTAAGAAGCTTGGGACGCCACGCGAGGCCGACTTCTATTTGTGCGGACCTCCTGCATTTCTGGAGGACCTGGGGTCAGGCCTTGCATCCTGGGGTGTGAGCAACGGACACATCAACACCGAAATCTTCGGCTCGGGCAAGTCGAGTACGCCGGGAGTGATATATGGACCTCACAAGCTGCCGCACCAGCCGGTGAGCTCGCCCGGCACTGGACCTCGCGTGTCTTTCGCCCGCAGCAACCTGGCAGTTCGCTGGAGCCCTGCATTCCATAGCCTGCTCGAGCTCGCTGAGGCCTGCGACGTCCCGGTGAAGTGGTCGTGCCGCACTGGAGTGTGCCATAGCTGCGAATGCGGCTTGATTGAGGGCGACGTCAGTTATGACCCAACGCCGCTCGAGCCGCCTGCGGACGGCAATCTGTTGACGTGCTGCTCGCAGCCGCTACGCGACCTCATTATCGACTTGTGA